In Oreochromis aureus strain Israel breed Guangdong linkage group 6, ZZ_aureus, whole genome shotgun sequence, the genomic window ACTACAGCaactgaaagagaaaaataatgaCTGCAAATGCCCTCTCTCACTTTCTTTAACTCGTTCACAGGAGTTAAAGGGTCAGATGTCTCAGCTACGGCCCCTGTTGTCAGTGGTGGAGCAGTACAGACTGGATCTACAGACGCTGGCCACCTTGCGGATGGAGCTGCTTAACCTGTCGATCGTCCTGACAGCTATCCAGGAAGAGATTGGAGCATACGACTACGAGGAGCTTCAGCAGAGGGTCCTGTTGCTGGAGACCAGGCTGCACAGCTGCATGAATAAACTGGGTACGTGCTGGGAAGAAAGCAATAACAAAATATGACTTGTGCTGCCTTTGAAAGTAACTCATGCGTTTGCAATTTGAACATGAAAGCGAAAACCGTGAACGTGCGGGGGGTGGAAGCAGCTTAAAGGAGCACTCCGCAGGTTTACACACtcaaagatttatttataaCAACGATTCATCAGTCTGCAAAAATGGCtctataaaaaaaactgtattatAAACAAGAAGAACGTTCAGGAAGAATAATGGAGGGGAGTGAAGTTTAAAAACGTGCAAATTTACCACAGGGAGTGAGGAAGGAGTGTAACAGATAATAAGTCTCATCAGGTTAGTACACAATTTGCAAAGTCAGGCCTACCAAACTAGGATATACCCAACTAGATCACTTACACTAAATGaatctgtgtaggttctcagtcatcgaGGTCATGGCAGTCTTAagaacttttttaaaaagtgactggacttcttaatatttgttgaaaatgtttcacctctcatccaagagagttcctcagttctaaaaccaaaatGTGGAGACTCTGAGGTATTTAACTTCTAGCAGGGTTTCTTTGCATCAGGTGACCTCAGTAgttcacatgatagggtggggcaagGTCTCACAGTGGTTTCATCCAAAGCCCTTGGTGGTGTCGTTTTTAACACTTTGGCTCATGCGATGACGCACAATAGTGGGTCAAGACTTCACTAAACAGGACATTTAGGGAAAGATGCTTACATACATAAGGAAAATCTGAGCTTGAAAAAGATGACATTGGGAATACAAATTAAGAAGTTGGCCTAGCTGACTTGGAACAGGACCAATTGGCAAAGGAACAAAGGGAAGCAGGGGAGTACAAACTGGACATGCAACCCAGTATCATGGCAAAACGTGTAATAGACATGCCAGTCCACTGTGTCCATTCCACGATTTGCCTCTCCAAAACATGAAATGGACTTTACCGCGTGCAGAAATTCCATTACCAGCAGGGgaaaataatatatttaagCCAAACAAATGTATTAAGTACATTCCAGGGTCCTTAATCGGCAGAACAGATTAAGCTAGGCGGCTAATGTGTATATACATGCAAAGGTGTTAATAAAGTCTGTTTAAgcactttcacaattttcatgttggcttgaaataaaatattttcctctgctgttactgcaacttctgcatgcatgtacatttcacattttagaGAGGCAAAGCGGCAATGTGTCTGTTGCAAGCTTTTTCGGGTTGGGATATGTGCAGCTTTTGCAGACGAGCACATGGAATAGCTATAGTGAAGTATAACTATAGTTTAGGATTAAAGAGATTTTAGGAAggattcttattttatttacttggtAAGAGTTGAGGGTGTTTGTTCAGTAAAAAACAATAAGGCAGATAGCCATCGGGTAGTAACATGCGGAGACAGCTATGGGGAAACAGATGGACATTCCCGGTTTCCTCTTTGTGCTAAGCTAGGCTGCTGGCAGTCGCTTCATTTTTACTGGACAGACATAAGAGTGGTATTGATTTTCTCATCTAACGCTCCAATGGGCAGTGAATAAATATTTTCCACAAAATGTCAAAGTATTGCTTTAAGAGCAGCAGAGAGTGCTCTAACAACAAAGTCTAACATGGGGACAGAAACAGAAGTGCGCTTATTTAGGCCCATTTTGATGAAAATTGAAAAGCCGGGACACAATAAGCCTGTTTGTGGAAAGCATACAAGTGGATGTTGATGTAGAAGTGCGTTGTGATTTTTCCGGGAACGTTTTGACATTGGGTTTGATCTAAATAGCTGTCTCTGTTGAGATCCATTATAACTGATGTTAATTCAGGTGGCTGAAAAGACTGTATTAAAACTCTCAGTGAAAAAACCAACTACACTTTTCAAACCTAAAGACAGTGTTTTATAGTTGTAGTAATGTACATGGGGTATCACTGTGAGTGGGCAGTAGTCTTAAAGTTATTGATCTAAATGACTAAATCACCCAAATGTACACTTCTGTGTTATCTTTTGGAGAAatagaaactgctttttcacagCTCACGCTTGGGGGCGTAAACACATTTTCAAGTTTTTATGAAGCATTGCTGAAGTGAGTTAAGACTGGTGGCAGGTGATGGCTGCTCATAAACCAGCTGGCCAAGTCACCTTGACGACGAGCATTACTCAAACCAATCCGGGTAACATGAGCACAAACTGGTGCTCCATCTGCATTATCTTCTCCATGTGGCTGCTCTATGCATAAACAACAGATCTAGGATGGAGGATCTCCGCCTCAGAGTTTACATGGTTCgtttatcatttgttaacaGGATGTGGTCGTCTGACTGCCGTTAGCAACCCCATCACTGTGAGAGCCTCGGGATCCCGCTTTGGCTCTTGGATGACTGATGCCATGATTCCCAGCTCTGACAGCAGGGTAGGTGTATAgtgtgctttgtcttttttctgttttttcttcttcagtttgttccatttatatatattttttttaaaaaggtttacaGTTGGGGTTAGAATAAGGTTTAGGTTAGGATTGAAGCATTTGGTGGTCTGGCTTGGGGAAAGTCCTTCTAGAAGCAAGTCTCGCCACTCAGTAGCCATATTTGTAACTCTTACAGAACCCCTTACTTACATGAAAGTGGACTGAGATGTTACTTTAATTTCACTGAAACataaaaatgcagctttaaaaaGTCTGATAACTTGGTTATACTTTGACCACCATGCTGACTGCCCTCAACCCTTAaatcatcatctctctctcatACATTTCACTTCTTTCTGCTGTCATTTATCTTGTTGTATcctgtttttattgtgtgtttatCACTATTTCTGagattatttaattaattacatttatttatttatggttgTAGCTGGagggatgtttgtttgtttgctgctgGGTATTTGAATCTCTGCAAATTTCATGATGTTACAGATTCATTCATTACTCAATCCAGAGTGATGTCTTTGGCGACCCACCAGAGCAGCTGAACAACAGTAAACTAAGAGCAGTGTTGAAACTCTGCTGTCACATGTGGGCAACATGACTGGCTAATAGTTTCCTGGTTTATATAAGCAGCTCTTCTGGTAGTACAaaattcctcttctttcttctttagtTGGAAATGCACCAATCAATTTCCTGGCCGAGGTTCAGACTGGTGACTGGTTACCTCCGcctgtgcgtgtgcgtgtgggAGTCATTCTTTCTGTAAACATGATAGCTTgaaaagttttgaatgaattctcataaaactttgcagtaATGCAGAGTGAGGTCACACATGCTTACATCCACCAAGGTCGGcaaggtcaacttaatgatttattggtcaaaaatggacaaaaaatCTCAATACTGTAGAAACTGTGATTCTTAGAAACTTAGAAACTAAGTGTAGCATGTATTGTCAACatatacaatataaaatatcatctcaaatttgacctctgacctcttcttcaagGGCAAAagattgatctgaaggtcaaagtgataataatgctatatagagctgtttttattaaaactaTGCTTCTTACTGCTGTTGTTTGTATTGACAGCATAGAGACATATAGGGAATTATATATCTGGATTCTGGATATCATGTTACtttggacctctgacctcttctttaAGGTCAAACTTTCAATCtttcacaaaatgttttttatctttaaaattgTATCTAAAATGCTTttgcctttgtttgtattggTAACAGTTGAAATGATACTGCTATATGGGGATTCTTCTGTCACATAGTTtgcatccaaatatggtgaAATATGGTGtagtataatattatataataggCTCAAGTTATTTACAAATCAACACTCGTTATCCATCGCCTACTCCCACATACTGTTTGTGTAATCAAAGTGCAAATCTTTCATGCTACCCTTATCTGATTTTTCCTTCACTACAAATGTcgtaaaatacatttaaaaagtttttttttttatgaatatatacaaaataaaatcctATTTCTTTAAGAGTAAATACGGCCCAGAGAACGAGCTGCCTTGATGGAGGTTTGTGCTCCTGGAGTGCttcttgtttatttatgtaataGTCTCTGACTCTATCTCGCCTCCTTCATGTTGCCAATGCTAGCATAGTGGCCAGTATTTCTCAAATGTAACTATTTGCAGTTTCTTCTTTTCTAAGCCCCGCTGAACAATTTATGAGCTTCACTGATTTAACTTAAATTACTGCACCGCAAAAAAGGAGACATTTTCACACCACCtgcatttcagtgtttatttgctCCAACTCACACATGAGCCGCTTGGCGCAGTTGTCACAGCGGCATCCGTCCACCCGCTAATGTTCTGGAGATATATTTAGATGTTAAATCATGTTAGGTTAAGTTCTTAGCaggtcagtcttttttttttttaagtcaaaagTTTTCTCTGCTAGGTGTTACATTCATAagggtccccacaaagataggCATGcaaatatgtgtgtatgtacttGTTAGTATTCGTGTTGTGAGGGCATACATGAATGTCATATTAAAGTTTCAATACACATGCACCCATAAGAAATTAATCATTGAATTTTTAGTGTGAAGTCACGGTGTGAGCTTAAATGTACTGTAAGTTTGGATTTAGATGGAGTAAAGGGAACTGATGTAATCATCAAAACAAGACTATGTGCTCTTGTGGGCACATGACAAGTACGGCAGGTGAAAGTGGTCATAAAGTTGCCCGCTTCTGTATTTTCGCTGatgtatttttcagtttctttcacCCTCATTTCTAACATGACTCCTGTGTGCACTCTGTCTCCGCTCACTGCGAGCTTCAcccattttacacacacacacacacacacacacacacacacacacacacacacacacacacacacacacacacacacacacacccacacacacacattctgttCAGGGAGTGCATATTAAGCTAGTTGTCAAGGCGACTGTCTCCCAGTTGCCAGGTGTGATTTATATCGCCATGGTGACCCTTGCCTGTTCTCTATTAGAATGTCTCCCTGGTGATGAGAAGGCGCTATACACAGCAGCAGTATCCCAGTTATTGCTGTCTGTTTCCCAGTTCCAGGTGTGACTGGTGTAGTTATGGGTGGCAGCTCTTTCCCAACAACTGGAAGCTTTTTCTGGTCTTTTCATGCTGTACAGTAGGTGATGATCCTGAATCAGAGTGTGGAGAAAGCACAAGAAGTGCACTTTTACAAATACacaatttttttctgtatttgtattgtttttaaataagtCAGCAAAAGAGTGCTTCAATCACTTTtatggtttttttcccccctcttagCCTTATGGAACCTTGTAGAACAAATGCAGTAATGTTTATCATTAAGTCCTTTACATTTCCTCCCTCACAAGACATTTGCAGAGCTGTTTCCTTTTACAGAAGTAATTATTTCTGCATGTGTTTGCCAGGCtctaaaaaatgcatttagaattttaCAACCACTCCTGCACtggcacaacaaaataaaacagttgcTCCGTACACAGCTGGAAAGGGCGCAGCTATAAAACGGTGAATACATTTTACTGAGTGACGCTGCATATGGACTCTTTGGATGCATTTAGGAGAACTAAAAACCAGTCAAGATGACTCACTCGAATGAAAATTGCACACTTGGTTCACAGGCACAAAAAAGCTTCCGTATTTGCTCCCATGTTGTGAACAAAAAAGCAGAGCTTTCAAACTGTTGAGTAAGTTCAGCCTGTTTTCATTTCCAGTACAGTAAATACTGATGTACTGTAGAAGTCTCTGCCATCTCAGAGTGTCCTCTGAGTTTGGTTATATGACACGCCAACTGATGCTTTTTACATATGGATGCATGTTAAGCAGCTTTAGCAGCATGCTTTCtatgctttcatgctgtttaccCCAAATTCTGACTCTACCTCCAAAATGTGAAAATCCCAGCCGATTCATCGGCTTTTGAAATATTCAGACCAGCCTTGCCACATTCAGtccacttaaatcacctttcttatccattttaaagctcactttgaacttcagcaggtcgtcttgaccaTTTTGACATTTCTTAAGGaatgccatgtgattggctgaacaGCTGAACAGCTGAACAGCAGTGCCTAATAAAGTGGGAAGTGGGTTAATATGTAAACATAGCATACTGATTTGGGCAGACATTTCTCACATGAAACAGAATAATAATATGTAATGGGCTGTGACTGAATCTAGTTTACTTGTAATGATAAATTCCATTAGCATAATAACTGACTGTAATTTATAAGGAAGCCATTAATCTGCCAGTAGAACAGCTGACATTTCCTTGTTTCCATACGTCTGCCACTCGATTTAgtcttctctctttttgtgtTGCGGTAATTGAAAGTTAAAAGTTAACTTTGTAACTAtttataaaaaggaaaatgtgcaATAACCTTAATTTTAAAGTAGTAATAAAAAAGACCTTCTATTAAAGAAAAATTACAAACAAGATATTGTGTGTTGTTAAATTGTCTGGTTACTCTTTAAGAAACACTTTTATCCACTTAATTTTAGTAAATGTGACCAGGTTCTGTAGTTTTTGGCTTCTAAAACTAACTGCAAAATTATGAAGGAGTGAAAATGAAACTAATCAGGGAGTGAAAACAAAGTGTGAAACTTAAGCTCCAGAGGAGGGAAAATCACGGTCTGACAAATTCGTGATTTATTAATACTCTTAAATGCAAATTCAACACCCTAATGATgcaaattctgttttctttcctttcctttcctttccatGCACACAGCAGCTTTGGCATTAATTTCATCTGCTGTGTTATGACAAAAAGAATCAAACCTAAGCGAGGCACAAAAGAGTGGTGTGGGTGTAGCCGAGAAGATGACGTGACTTTGACAGCCATTGTGTTCTTGTTGTTAAAGCTGTTATTCTTCATGATTAGACCAGCCAACTGACGGACAATCATCTTATTGAATCGATTTCCCAAAAAACAGGCGGCTTTTTATTCCCATCTcatcaaaaacagacaaaaaaatccaaacaatgATGTTGATAATATTTTCTCAGGCTTTGTTTATAATAGTGCACATATTGAACATCACAGAACATCACCGACCaattaatgtgtttgtttttaaaattttgttctctttatcaaaaagacacacacacacactcacacacacacacactgtgagtcAAAATGAGTAAAGTCATTCTCATACATCCTTTGGTATCCATGACTACAGGGTGCCACTTTGGCATTTATGAATTCTTCATTATCTCATCAGCGCgcaaatgtgcatgtgtgtgtgtatatgcacGTGGTACACACTCGCACGTGCGCGCACGCACGCATGGACACACCTGTCGCTGTAtttgagaacagctgctgagGTGTGGATATCCCCTGATCTGTCAAGATGCCTCAGCTGATAGTGTGAGAACGAGCGAAAGGGCGAGAGAGACATAGCAAATGGAGCGGGGTGGGGAGAGGAGGGGGGCATGAGGACGGTTGCTGAAGAGGTGTTAGGCAGGGGAAGAAGAAGTGAAACAAGGGCTGAACAGAAGGAGGAGACGagacaaagagaagaagaagaagaagaggcagtGAAGGCTGATCAAAAGAGCAACTAATAGGGGAGCCGGGGAGGTGATGGTGAAGGTGAAAAATGGGAAACcaaagaaagcagaagaagaagaagaagtgaaaaagaaaaggtcaaGCGTTTTAGTGCATAATTCCCCAGTAGCAGTAGGTTAAATCAGGGTTAATTCTTCGATTAGCTTCGAATTGTAGTTGTTGATCTGGTTCACCCTGCTGAAAACAACAGTGTGAATGCTACAGTAGATCCTCTTCTGGTGAGGGTTTTTAGGAACATGCTCTGTAAGCGATGGTGAAATTCAATGCATTTGTTACTTCTAGGCTTCGGTTTTGTATTTCTATGGTTTACAGTTATCTTTAAAGCTCCCCGAAAAGCCTTCCGGTGATCGAAAACGCAGCGGCAGGCAAACTAACAGGGGACGAGAATAAGAGATCACATTTCTCCTGGATTATCTTCTCTTCATCGCCTCCCTGTTAAACCCAGAATTAAATTACAACATTAGAATATAATACTATGTTTGCATCAAAGCTCAGGCGTGCTTGACATGACATTACATTTTGAGATATGGTTAAAGATGAGCCAGGCTCACGACCCTCTGATATTTACTGTAGGCCTCTGTTTGCAGGCCTTTGATTTGTTAGGGTTGATCAGGTTAAATAGGAGCTGTGTTTTTGTCAGACAGTTAGGGCTGAATGTGAAGCAGTAGTCTGACATTTTGGCAAATATGCTCATATTTGTTAGGGTAAGATGTAAAGAGCTTAACAATGGGAGCATTCTGCAAATTACCTGTGTCTAGTTTTCCTATATATGCAATGCATCAGTGGCTCTTTACTTAAATAGCATAAGTAATTTAAGTAATGTATCAGTATTAGTAGTGTAAGTAATGTATTGGTATTTCCAGTACTGTGCTAATGTCTCAAGCCACCCCTTGTTTCCTTGTATTTTCCCTCCATGGAGCCAGACATTTGTGGGACACTGGATGCTTTTTCACCCAAGGGGTGAATCAGAGTtctgtctacacataacagacaacaaaTGAAGAATCAGCAGGCTTAAAAACTATTGACAggagatgaacagtatctgtaACTCACatccttaagaaacaggaaattaTCCAGCAgtgacctgacacaggacctgaaagATGCATCTGGtgcttcagttgatccatctactgttcactgaaacctcatcagaaatggtctcactGAAAGGTTGGGTATcaagaagccatttttaagGAAAGGAACAGGAGAAAAGGTTGAGGTATGCCAAATCACACAATAACttatttttcagcatcacaatgatcccaaacacactgctagGGTTTTAAAAGTATACCTGAATAGGAGAACacactgtcagtcatggattggtctccccagagctcagacctcaacattattaagGCAGTGTGGGGTCATCTTGatacagaacaaaacaaaaggcagcaaaaGTCCAAAGAGCATTGAATGTCCTTTAACAAGCCTGAAGAAATATTctaagactacttaaagaagaGAGTTTGTCTATGCGAGTTCAGGCAGTGGCTATAGCAAATTTACagactgtatttccatgtatattttcagatgtttcaataaatccttgtatctatttcccattttcctagaaaaatattttaaaaaagagagtgacttctgcacagtactgtatatgttTCCCtcttaagaaataaaaatacaagaacCTACTCTGTATGAAGCTACAAACCTgtaagctaagctaactggcAGTAGTTTCAGAGTAGTATCAGtccactgatcacagcagtgtTTATTCGGCCTCTGGCTCCTCATGTTTAAGTATCCTTGTGAGAGATGTTGAACCCTAAATTGCACCTGATGCTGAGACCGGTGCCTTTACTGGCAATAGTGTATCTGTGCATCAGTTACATGCTAAAAATGCCCTGTAAATGCGGTCCAACCCACTAATGTAAACCAACATGTAAGTGCCAGTATGAAGAGACCCACTTGAAATGTCAGACGTGCTCCCGAATGAATATTTGCAGAGAGCAGGACCTGTGGATATTCTTTCCCCTTAGTGTAGTCACAGTGGGGAGGGATCACTTCACAGCATGTGGATACTGTAATAGGATACAACTGATCCTTTAAGGGCGTATGGGAGTAGGCCAGCCGGGAGGGGAGCAGAAAGAAAATAGCTCACTAATTTGTAAAACTTAGATGTAAGCTctagaagcagaagaagaaaacaaaatccCGAGTCACTTTCCGTGCACACCATTTGCTATATAATCAGTATCTGGAGCTTGTTTATTTAAAGTAAATGGTGCATTCAGACACGAGAAGATTACAGCTGCCAATAAACAAAGGGACTCGTCTTCCTTTGAAACCTATTTAAAAGCGAATTAAAACTGAGAAAGCTTCATCAGTGTTTGGAGGAGAGAAGAGAGCGCTCTGGAAGGAGCGGGAGAGGCCAATCACTCTGCTTCATTGTCTTTTCAAACCACTAGCCGAGTCTCAATTAAACTCTGTTATTGAAGGCCCTCAAAATAACGGCAATCAGTTACCTTTGTCTGAATGTCTCTAATTCAATGTGAACTTTAAATATTGCTGCTACAAATtaactgtaatttaaaaaaattgctgTTCTACTGCAGGAgaggtttttttcctcttaacaAAAAGGTTCCTTTTCATCTGCCCCCTCCccacccccccttttttttatcTGGCCTCAGTACTTTTCAGTCTTTGCGGGGGGGATAACGAGCATCTTTTCCACCAACAATGCTCTCTCTTCCCAGTGCTCTCTGCTCTTTTCTTTCATCTGCTTCACCTCTCGTCCCCTCCCCGGGTAATTAATCCTCCACGCTGCCGACGCTCAATTTTCCACCCATCCCATTTCTTCTCTGGTCGTTTGTTTCGCCACTGATCTTTTTCATCGTCTACTCCCTCCCCACAACTTCTTCCACTGTCCTATATTTACAGCTCCTCTCATTACACTAAGATTATTGGGGTTTTTACTTTTCATCAGGCGGTTATTCAAATTCAGGTCAGCTTGATTGAGGAGGTGGGAAAAAGGTGGACATCAAACATCCATACCTGGGATAAATCAGAATTTATTGCTGCTAATTATCTCCGGGAATGTTATAAACTGTGGAAATGCATAGccaaaactgcttccactgtcaTGCATTACTGGTATTATTTTCCTCCTAGTCCTGAAATAGGAATATGATGGGGGGGGAAAGCAGGCGTTCCCTAGATAGAGGCAGACAAAAAGCAGTTTTGTTATTTCTGGTGAGCAACCTTTGCCGAAAACTGACTTGCATACACTTTTTGCTATTTGCGATGCAGgaaaagcagctgaagaaaaGCCCTATAACCTTTTGTATATTGAGCATCTCTCTTGCTGTGGCCTCACACGCACAGCTTCCGCATGCTGACAAATCCAGAGCTTTGGCAGGCCTGCTGAACCTGCGTTTGTTATCTTCCCCACCTGGAGGCCTGGGTGATACCAAACTGTTgcctttgcttttatttgatttgacGGACTTGAGGTTTGCAGCGTCCAACTGCGACAGTCTGAGTACATTATGTCGTGATCTAATCAGTTTGTTGGACAgcaggagggggggggggaccaTGATGGATCACTCTGAAAGCGTAACAGAATTTATTGCTCAGCAGAAGTTCATTTTACGACCTGGCTATAGATGAGCCATCTGCGCTCCTTTCCCTTCTCTCCAACAGGTGTGGTCGATGGATGGCTACTATAAGGGCAGGCGCGTGTTAGAGTACAGGACCATGGGGGACTTCACGAAAGGCCAGAACTTTGTGCAGCATCTGTTACCCCACCCCTGGGCGGGAACCGGCCACGTGGTCTACAACGGGTCTCTCTATTACAACAAGCACCAGAGCAACATCCTGGTACGAGACTGGGTCACGATCAGTAACAGCTGATGCTGATGATTGACAGTCGACTAAAATGAGATGTTGTACGTGTATGTACGTGCATATGTGTGTCTTTCTAGGTTCAGTATCATTTCCGCTCTCGCAGTGTGTTACTCCAGCGTAGCCTAAGCGGTGCAGGATACAACAACACCTTCCCCTACAGCTGGGGAGGATCCTCTGACATCGACCTCATGGCAGATGAGACAGGACTCTGGGCTGTCTACACCTCCATCCCAAACGCTGGAAACATTATGGTCTGTCTCCGTTTTCTCTAACTTTCCTCCACAGAGACACATGAGACACATTGCCACACAGCAAATTTTGACTGATTTAAGTGTTATGACTAGCACACTGAAACAGACAGAAGACACTGCTGTGCTGTATATCAAATTCATGTGTTAGAGCCAGGATCTTATGTGTGGTACTGGAtgttaagaaaacaccagcaaatagaAACATCCAGAAAAAGCACACAATATGCAATGGAATCTGAATAAAGCAAAATGCAAattcaatgaaaacaaacaacagaaatcgaaaaaaaaagccacacacgCTCACAAAAACACCcctaacaaaacacaacagttgTGTTTTTGGGGAGACAATTAGTAACAAGCTAACAGTAAATGGTTAATAGTCTGTCAACTATATATGTAGTAAATTACAAGGTAGCTGTGCCCTAAATCAAACCTTGTCATCTATTTTACTCTGAATGGGATCATAACGTACCAATGAACATTGTGCTGTTTTCAGTAAAGACAGAAACTAGTGATGGAGTGTTTTCTGAATCAGTTGAAATGTAGGGTCATTTTCTCATCTACCTCCATCAGAAAGAAGACAGGTTTATGGCTCCTTGGCTTCTCTTTTCAAGCCCAGAGgttgcatccatcttttatgcaGATGGTCTGTGGTACTGTGAGGCCCTTTAgaaatcaaaaaaataaaagtcctcTCTCGTGTACAATCTACGACAAACACGCCGCTTTCAACAAATTTCACCATTTCTGCAGCTGCAGATTTACCTCAGCTTATTCACAAACGCGTGAGACGGCATTGCCAACCCTGTCCTCTCTGCCTCCAGGTGAGTCGCCTCGACCCTCATTCGCTTGAAGTCCTCCACAGCTGGGACACGGGGTTTCCTAAGCGGAGTGCTGGGGAGGCTTTCATGATTTGCGGCACCCTGTACGTCACCAACTCTCATCTGGCCGGAGCAAAGGTCCACTTTGCCTACCACACCAACACCTCCACGTACGAATACACCGACATTCCCTTCCACAACCAGTACTCCCACATCAGCATGATGGACTACAACCCCAGAGAGAGAGCGCTGTACACCTGGAACAACGGTCACCAGGTCCTCTATAATGTCACACTGTTTCACGTTATCCGGAGCGATGGATAGATTTACACctaaaagatataaataaaaatgaaaatgaaaa contains:
- the LOC116323529 gene encoding noelin-2 isoform X2 is translated as MSVPMLKIGAVLSTMAMVTNWMSQTLPSLVGLNGTIISSEGTHERIVSGLYPGSEEGWQVYSTASDPDGRCVCTVVAPARNLCKRDPRSRQLRSLTEQVQNVSQSMEVVDLRTSRDLQYVRDSEPLLRGVDGRLHTYVANPRTLTARSLQELKGQMSQLRPLLSVVEQYRLDLQTLATLRMELLNLSIVLTAIQEEIGAYDYEELQQRVLLLETRLHSCMNKLGCGRLTAVSNPITVRASGSRFGSWMTDAMIPSSDSRVWSMDGYYKGRRVLEYRTMGDFTKGQNFVQHLLPHPWAGTGHVVYNGSLYYNKHQSNILVQYHFRSRSVLLQRSLSGAGYNNTFPYSWGGSSDIDLMADETGLWAVYTSIPNAGNIMVSRLDPHSLEVLHSWDTGFPKRSAGEAFMICGTLYVTNSHLAGAKVHFAYHTNTSTYEYTDIPFHNQYSHISMMDYNPRERALYTWNNGHQVLYNVTLFHVIRSDG
- the LOC116323529 gene encoding noelin-2 isoform X1; its protein translation is MSVPMLKIGAVLSTMAMVTNWMSQTLPSLVGLNGTIISSEGTHERIVSGLYPGSEEGWQVYSTASDPDGRCVCTVVAPARNLCKRDPRSRQLRSLTEQIHKGVDLDGSASPGVQNVSQSMEVVDLRTSRDLQYVRDSEPLLRGVDGRLHTYVANPRTLTARSLQELKGQMSQLRPLLSVVEQYRLDLQTLATLRMELLNLSIVLTAIQEEIGAYDYEELQQRVLLLETRLHSCMNKLGCGRLTAVSNPITVRASGSRFGSWMTDAMIPSSDSRVWSMDGYYKGRRVLEYRTMGDFTKGQNFVQHLLPHPWAGTGHVVYNGSLYYNKHQSNILVQYHFRSRSVLLQRSLSGAGYNNTFPYSWGGSSDIDLMADETGLWAVYTSIPNAGNIMVSRLDPHSLEVLHSWDTGFPKRSAGEAFMICGTLYVTNSHLAGAKVHFAYHTNTSTYEYTDIPFHNQYSHISMMDYNPRERALYTWNNGHQVLYNVTLFHVIRSDG
- the LOC116323529 gene encoding noelin-2 isoform X3: MEVVDLRTSRDLQYVRDSEPLLRGVDGRLHTYVANPRTLTARSLQELKGQMSQLRPLLSVVEQYRLDLQTLATLRMELLNLSIVLTAIQEEIGAYDYEELQQRVLLLETRLHSCMNKLGCGRLTAVSNPITVRASGSRFGSWMTDAMIPSSDSRVWSMDGYYKGRRVLEYRTMGDFTKGQNFVQHLLPHPWAGTGHVVYNGSLYYNKHQSNILVQYHFRSRSVLLQRSLSGAGYNNTFPYSWGGSSDIDLMADETGLWAVYTSIPNAGNIMVSRLDPHSLEVLHSWDTGFPKRSAGEAFMICGTLYVTNSHLAGAKVHFAYHTNTSTYEYTDIPFHNQYSHISMMDYNPRERALYTWNNGHQVLYNVTLFHVIRSDG